Genomic segment of Jaculus jaculus isolate mJacJac1 chromosome 6, mJacJac1.mat.Y.cur, whole genome shotgun sequence:
GTCATGCTGTGGATTACGTAATAGAAGTCTTGTTTGTATAAGTTGCCAGCACTTTCACTGCCTTACACTTTTACTGGTACTGTCCTCTACAGTGGTCAAGTTGGGGCTGATcatcatttctctgtctctttctcatagtGATAGATGAGGAATGGAGGTCTACATAGCTGTGCACTTGGCTCAGAGCTATGCTCCTAGTTGGCCACAGTCAACACTTGGGTTCCCAGCCCCCAGggtggtggttgtttttgtttttttttgtttgtttttttgttttttttttgtagcaccCCCACTGATTGACTCTCCATCCCCTGCAGGGCTAGTGGTGGTGAACCATTACCTGGCCTTTCAGTTTTTTGCAGAAGAATATTACCCTTTCTCTGAGGTAAGGAGTGTCTGTGTTTAGCATATATGGCTGATGGCAGGGACAGGGCAGTGGAGGGGACTTGAATTAGCTATGATCTGAAATTAACTCCATTGAAAAAGCATGtggggttttttggtttgtttttttgaaatagggtattactctggctcatgctgacctggaactcactctgtagtcccaggctgacctcaaatctatagcactcctcctacctctgcctccctaatgcttgtgattaaaggcatgcactgccatgcccagcttagtgtgtatttttgaaaacacaaaacataaTATGATTTTTGAGAGCAGGGTGTTAGGGAAACAGAAGAATCCCTTTGGCTGAGGTGGAAGGACACTGCTCTCCCCAGTAAGTCCTTTGGGTGCTCCACAGGTCATCCCCAAACCTAGAAGTAGCACTGGTCTGGCCTCTGGGGCCTAGATCTTATGGGGCAGGGATGGGCTTCAGCCTTTGGCCCTAGCTCCCTCCAGCTGCCTGCTAAGGTTGCTTCTTCCTGAGGCTTCTCCAACGAGAAGCACCTGGGCAAAACAGGGTCACTTCCTAGAGGACATTCAGTCATTGTGCACTTCCTCCCACCCCAGTGAATTGTCTCTGAGAATATCTTGGGGGTTGGCTCTGCAGAGATCTGGTGGTCCTTCCAGGCACCTATAGGGTACCGCACTCAGTTTCTCTTGTTGCCAGGTCCTGGCGTACTTCACATTCTGCCTATGGATAATCCCATTTGcattctttgtgtctctttcGGCTGGGGAGAATGTCCTGCCCTCCACTGTGCAGCCGGGAGGTGAGGATGGGCTTTGGGACCAGGTGGGGGGACTGGCACTCAGCTCTGTAATAAAACAGGGCCTCCAAAGGTGAGAACTGTATACACACATTAACTTAACTCCACCTATGTTTCCACAGATGACGTGGTCTCCAATTACTTCACCAAAGGCAAGCGAGGCAAACGCTTAGGGATCCTGGTTGTATTCTCCTTCatcaaagaagccattctacccAGTCGTCAGAAGATATACTGACCCCCCTAGGGGGAATGTGGGGGGAAGCAAGACCAGCAGAGTCAGGCCCTTGGGCCTCTGGACTAGCAAAGCCCAGGAGCCTGGAGGGAACTTTGCCAGCCTTGGCTTCCTCCCCTCTGTTCTGAAGCATACCCACCCTCTGGAGGCTTGGGTGCTGCCAGGGACACTGTGGCAGATCTGACATGGCCAGGAGGCAGTGTCTTCAGCCTCCCCCCCACTGCCCCCAAGGTGGGCTGGGAGGTTCTGGCTTAGCTGGGGCAAGTAGGGCTGGGTCTGTGAAGTTGGAGAATAGTCAGTGATGTTTTCTGGACAGATGGCCATAGAGAGGGGCCAAGGCTTGGTACTCCATGAGCAGTGGGGTTTGCGCTTGAACTGTGATTTTTGTCCAGTTGCTGATTCCTATTTGAATAAAGGTTAGAGGTGGCACTGTTTGCCTTAACAGCCTAGGAGTTCATCTTCTTCTCTGCCTGCTAACCTGCTGCCTGAGCTGGCTAGTCTTCTGCTCCAGGGACTCCTTCTGAAGAGACTGTTGGGGTCCTAAATGAGAAGGAAGTAGAGGTGAGGAGGCTGGTGAGGCCTTTTTTAGGCTTATCCCTCTATCTCTTCCTTCTCTGAGTCTCTGATTGgcaagtggggtggggggtggcgaGCAGAGACAGCTTAGGACTGGTTAGAGTTGTAGAAAAACATCTATGGTAATACTATTTATAAGTCTTCCTCTGAGAAAACTGAGTGATTTCTTGCTGAATTCTATCTCaggctcaaagaaaaaaagatggcttCTAGGTAGCCTGGGCTGTGTCCTATTTCTTAAGAAATGAGGTTGGGACAGGCTGTTTGTCACTCTAAGAGCACACTGGTCTCGCACTCTCCCATGTGCCCCTGATTCCTGGAGGGATGTGAGCTCTACCTTCTAAGAAGGCAGGCCCTATCTCAGACACAGACCAGCATTTGTTGACCTTGCACTCTAACTATAGTGCCTTGCAAGGGCTCAACAGAGAGCTGCCTCTGGCCACACTCTATACCTCACAGTGAGGCCACCAAGTGCAGAGATGGACTGCCACCAGGAAGACCCCTGTGCTTTGCAGCTTACTCTGTTCCATGCCCAAAGTCCTACCAGTACCCTTCATCTCATTGGCTTCTATATTTCTGTTCTCAAGGTACCAGTCTGCCTTTTCCTGAATTTTGCTTTTCACTTCAAATAAGATTGCCGGGCCTGTTTCTGCCACACAGATGGGTAGAGAAGGCAGAGAACCTGAGGCTGGTGTCTTTACCAGTGGCTGACAGTTGGCCAACTCTACTTGTTGTCTACTTTGTTCCTCCCCCTCATGTGACTTTGCACTCTTTTATTTTCTGGTCAGTGCTCTCCAGTGATGGTAAGGGGCCTTCCAGGGATAACCCAGCAGCCCACTGGTCTTGACTCATGCTTTCCAGCACTTCTCTGGGTGGTGGTCTCTTCAGTCTTGGTGCAGCCTTCTCTGCTTGCCCTATGCACACTGGAGTCTCTGGGTTCTGTTGTGGGCTGCCTGGAGGGCATTTGCACCAGCGCAGATTATGCCCCCCCCCCTGATGGTTGCAGGGACTCTGGGGAGACTGAGCCATGACCTCCAACCCCAGCTCCCCTCTTGCCCTTTGGTGGCCCTTGTGGTGCGTGCAATGGCTCCAGGGTAGCCCAGGAGGCTTTTACTGCTCTCTCTTTTTGCCCAGGTCCAATCTCTAAAGTTGCCATCTGTCTTCTTAACAACAGCTAATTGAGATCTCCCACACTGTCTTTCACTTCCAGTGTATCTCTGTCCTGTGGCCAGCCAGAGGTGCTTTTGTAAACTTCACAGCTGACCAAGTCATTCCCTGGCCTGAAACCTCCCAAAGCTCCCCAGTGCCCTCAGGATAAAGTCCAGACCACCTAGCATGGTATGTGAGGCTGTTGGTGTCTAGGTCTCTGCTGGCCTTGGCACTGTGGTTTTGCACTATGGGGcccagcctcctggaggcagagaccATGGTTCTCTTTTGTGACTTTGATCTCTTTCTACTCAGTTTGCTACTTCCTTTTGTCTTGAGTTAGATTTTACTTCCTCCAAGGAGCTTTGGAtgtcctctcttctcccccaGACCTACCCCAGCACTCAATACAGATCCCTGTGTGCCCTCTGCTTACTATATGATCTGTCTCTTCATTAGACTGGAAGCTCCTTGAGGGCAGGGATGGCCTTGGAATTTTTGTATCAACTGCCTGGTTTGGCACCTGGCCTGTGGAaagtactcaataaatgtttgtttaatGAGTGAGCTGTGATGTCTAACAAAGGGTCAGCTTCCTGGTGGAAGCACAGGCACTTGCTTCTCCTATGGAAGCCCTAGGTCCTCTCTCAGAGGTGCCTGAGCTCCTAGAATGACAGCTGCATACCTTAGTGGTGGCTAGGAAGAAGGGACAACAGCCACAGCAGCAAAGAATCTCGTGCCAGGTAACATTCGAGCTGCCCTTCACAAAGTGTAACTTTCCAGATGAATGTGGCCATGAGCTAGCTTCAGGAAAAATAGCAGGGGCAAATTTTCCTGAAGTCcctcctaccttggaaaactttGGGGCTCTGTTCTGATTTTGACTTGGTAGGGAGCGGGAAGATTGCTCTGTAGAGAAGGGTGGCCTAGAATCAGCTGtagggcagagggagggagggagggctgaaGGTGGACTCCTGACCTTGAGATTGGGAGTGGAAAAGCCAAAAACAGTCCTTTCTGGTTCTACAACAGGAATTTATACCTCAGGCTTCGCTGGGAGGCTTCCAAAACAACTTTATAGGAGATTCTTGGAGGAGGGCAGGTTGGGCAGCCCCTGGTCTCTTAGAATTGCGAGGAATGCTTCATCAAAGGTCTCACGCAGGCTCATGGATATTGAGTCGGGCCAGGTTTTGGCCACGTGTCTCTTCTGGGGCACCCTGAGGATGCTGAGGGGACGCAAGCCTTGAGGCACCTTCATCCTGTATGATTTCAACCCAGGATTCAGCGCAGTAACTATCACCTCGAATGGCAGCCGGGGCACGGGCGCCACCCAGTGGCCATCCACTGTACGCAGCCACGCGCCCCCCAGCGAATTCCGAGTCACATCCAGGAAGCTTTGGAAGTCATGCTGCTGGCAGGGCTCAGGATGCACACCCAGGCGGATGCCTTGAGGATAGCTGATGTCAATGGTAGGGGGTCTGGCAGGGTTATTGCTAAAATTCCACAACTTCGGCCGACTGATAGTGTGCTGTCTGTAGATGGGCTTAGGTGGCGGCGTGGGCTGGGGCAAGTTCAGCAGTCGTGCCTCCACAGAGGGATGGAAGATCTTGGAAACCCGGGATCCTAAGGTCTTGGAGAGGGCCAGGGACCTAGGTCCAGCAACAGCCTTTTGCTTGAGGTCAGAGCCTCGGGAGTGGCACTGGGACAGCTGCTTGGAGTGCAGCCACTTCTTGAATTCATCCTGTCTCAGAATTCTTTGTTCTCCCTGCAACAAGGGAAGGAGGGCACAGGGCAGTGGAGAGGCTGGCTCCTGTGCTGGTTTAGCACGAGGCCCAATGCCTAGCGTCCTTGAAAACCTCACATCTGATTGAAAGGTTACTGTCCTCAAAGCAAGGAGACCCCGACTTTGATGAGAGAGACACCTGCCCTAATGGGGGAAGCATCCCTCTCTCATTGTAAGATCTGGGCTGCTGCTCTAACCTGGGACAGCCTCCACCTTGAGGAGGGAGACTCACTCTTCCCTCTCTGTGGAACACCTCAAGTTTAACGGCGACAAGTCCCTGTCATTCCTGGGAAACCTTCAGTTGCTAGTGGAGGCATATCCTGCCCTAAGTGGGCAAAGAAAGGCAAACTATATATTTGACGTGGGAAGGAGAAAATTGAAAAGGGCTAGAGGGCATTTGGGTAGCTGTAAGCTGGGTAGGCTTTTTGGAAGTCACGTGGGGAAGAGCTCTGTCCTTTACAGCTGTCTCAGAAGGTCTCCACCCTTACTGTAGCACTTAGACTGTTGCTAGGCAACCAGGTACTCTGGAGATTGACCCAGCTCCCTGGGCAGCCTCTGATTAGGCTAAACCCATTGTTCTAATCCCATCAGCCACGTTCCAGACCTAAGTCTTCAGCTTCttggctttcttttccttctgctcaCTGGAATAGTAATGGCCACATGACCCAATGGAGCACTGGAATAGTAATGGCCACATGACCCAATGGAGCACTTCTGGGAAGGGTTAGGATCATAGGAAACAGACTTTGCCTCCTCTGGGCAAGTGACTTGAGGGCTGGGTGAAATAGACAAGGACTTCTTAGAATGGGCCACAGCTGGAGTAGCAGGAAGTCACAGGGTCCTGGAAGCCCTTTGGGAGGCTTTTAAGATGCTGAATATCTTTCTGGGTTTTCTATTTTACGTGATACCTGCTTAAAATGCCCCCTTTCCCTAGCCAGAGGAGCTGGCTGGATCCTTGCCAAACTGCTACTTTTTATATCTCCAACTTCCATCTGATACCCTAAATTTGCTGTTTTCTGCATACATTGTGTTCCTATGTGCTCCCCATGCATTTCCATACAGCTGTCCTTCCATGTGTGAGCCCTGTTCTACTCCATATGGCCAACCCATATGCCTGCTCATTTTGAAGGACACCATTGAAGCATCCCTTCCAGTACGCTCTAGGACCACCTCTTCTGTGGACCTGCTCCTTAGCAGCCTCTGAGTTCCTTGAGTGGGAACCACACCTTGTTGATTTTTGAGTCCTTGGAATCTAGCAAGTGCCTAGTGCACAGTGAAGGCTAGGTGTCTGCTAAGAGGAAGACATCTTCTATTTAACTTGTGTGGGTCCTGATGGACCCATGATGGACCATGCTCTGACCCCGTTGCTGGATCTGCAAGCTTAAGGGGCAGTGCCCCAAGAAGGGCTCATAAATGCTTTCCAATTTATGCTATAACTGCTTTCTGGCAAAGGACAAGACCTTTGAAGTGATGGAAGGGTTTATAGGGGAGGATTTAAGCAGAGGGGATGGGTTTGCTCTGGATGGGAGAGCTTCCATCTATGCCTCTCACCACAACCACACCCTGTGGGGCCTCCCTCTTACTTGATACTTAATTAGGTAACGGTGCTCCATGAGGGCCAGCTTCTCCTTGAGGCTGGTCAGTTTCCCCATCTCATGGGCAAATTCCTTCTTGTCCTGTTTCCACATAGCATCCTTCAAGAACCTGGGGCCAAGGGGGAGATGTGTTATGGCAGTGAATGAGCTTCCTGGGActagggtgggggtgggaggagctTCCAGAGTTGGGCAAAGCAAGACACCCCATTCCCATTGCATAATGGACCTGTGAGGGAAGGAAAGTGTCTGATGGCCCAAGACCCATTCTGCTTGGGCACTGTCCTTAGCGCAAGGTGCTGAGGAGCTGAGGGGCTTAGGCAAGAAAGGAGAACGGTAGTGTTCAACCTGAAGAGATGCAGACTGGAATATGTCCTGCAGGGGACCTACTCTCTAGACTTATGCCCCTGCCACTGGCTTTTCCAACCCTCCGTTTGGAAGCTCAGCCCTGGGAAGGGCCCTGCAGGAAGTAATAGGTAGTCACCATATGCTCACCGAGCACATGCTCGATGGTTCCATATTTTGCAATGGTCGATGGGCTTGCAgcataaggcatcttgggcatgGACATTGGCCCCACTCTTCACCAGGACCTTCACACAGTCCAGCAGGCCCTCTCGGGCTGCCAGGTGTAAGGGCGTGGAGCCGTTGCATGTCTGACTGGGACCCACCATGAAGAAGAGGgcaaaaagaagacaaaggacATCAGATAGGCAGGTGAGCTAGCTTCTAAAGACCCAGTACTGCCACCTAAAGGTGACCTTAGCCATGTTCCTTCTCCTCTCTGGATCTTAAGTGCCTGTACCGTAGAAGGAGAGATTGAACTTAATGAGCAATGAAATTCTGACTGTAGGAATATATTAATATGACAGTTAAGATCTGCTGGGAGGAAAACTGGGTTGTTTAAAATCtatcaagctgggcatagtggtgcatgcctttaatcccagcacttgggaggcaaaggtaggaggattgtcatgatttaaggccaccccgagactccatagtgaattccaggtcagcctgggctagagtgagaccctacctcgaaaaacaaaacaaaacaaaacaaaaaaaaaaaagaaaatttatcaaGCTCATCTactctttgtttgagacagagtctcattatgtagtctgggttggccttgagctcactctgtggccaaggatgatcttgaactgatcctcctgcttctacctcctgaacattgggattataggcatgtgctaccacacctggcttcttcctgACTTTTTGGTAATGCGGGCTCACTCAGTCCTCAGCTGCAGTTTAAACAGTTGTGAAGCCTCTCCAGGTGATTCCAGTGTAAACTTGAGTCTGGGACTCAAGCACTGAGGCTGTCTGGCTTCCTTCCCGGCGTAAGTGGCAAAGTTAGGGTTCTGTCAACTGGGTCTACCCTCTTCCAAAGTCCAGTCTGTTAATCAGAACACCAGATGAACTCACTGACTGCTTTATGTAAGAAATGATTGGTTTTTGTTATCCCATTGTCCTTTGGTCTGTCTGCATGatcctgcctgcccaggttcaggACTTTTTCCTGGAGCAGGCTGAACTCACGAGTTGACGGCTGCCCCTTTCTTGAGCAGGTAGTGAATGCAGGGGAGGACCTCCGCCTTGTTGTCTCGGTGGATAACGAGGTGTAGTGGGGTCTGGCAATGGCTGGTGGGCAGATCCACAGGAAACTTGTATTCCTCTACCAAGACCTGAATACACCCAAGCTTGCCCTGCTGGGCGGCGAAGTGGATGGCAGTGAAGCCCTGCAGATCCAGAGTGGGCAGGAGAAAGCTGAGTAGGATGGGGCTCTGGGCCCAGTGTAGGCAGTGGGGTTACCCTCCTCCAGTGCCCCACCCCCGTCGCTCACATTCGGGGGACTCCCAAATGGGCCTCCGATGCAAGAATTCGGGCTGTCACGGGGTGGCCACTCTATGAAGAAcattttgcagggctggagaagggGCGAGTGTCAGTCCTGCCGCCACGCTGCAAGCCTTACCTTGTCGTCAGTCACTCTCTCCTTGCGCTCGCGATTCAGGCAGAACCGCAGCCAGTCCACGTTGCCCAGAGCGGCTGCGAACAGCTCGGAGTGGCTTGCGATGACCCTGTGGTCGGACGCCTCCGAGGAGCTACGGGCGACGGGGTGAGAGTAAGCCGAATGGCTGGTGCCCCGAGGGTGCTACAGGGCTCGGGCTACCACCGAGCACCTCCCGGGCGATCCCGCTCCCGCACGCCCGTG
This window contains:
- the Ankrd53 gene encoding ankyrin repeat domain-containing protein 53, translating into MWNDSIGSRAGLSNRDLGGSVLAVDRSRGAARAAGRAPHPPRSWARGQGSGVRTSRRPKAGVLDEGAEAWGDAQPRPAASVVSEKVPGSESESQQPSSSEASDHRVIASHSELFAAALGNVDWLRFCLNRERKERVTDDKGFTAIHFAAQQGKLGCIQVLVEEYKFPVDLPTSHCQTPLHLVIHRDNKAEVLPCIHYLLKKGAAVNSQTCNGSTPLHLAAREGLLDCVKVLVKSGANVHAQDALCCKPIDHCKIWNHRACARFLKDAMWKQDKKEFAHEMGKLTSLKEKLALMEHRYLIKYQGEQRILRQDEFKKWLHSKQLSQCHSRGSDLKQKAVAGPRSLALSKTLGSRVSKIFHPSVEARLLNLPQPTPPPKPIYRQHTISRPKLWNFSNNPARPPTIDISYPQGIRLGVHPEPCQQHDFQSFLDVTRNSLGGAWLRTVDGHWVAPVPRLPFEVIVTALNPGLKSYRMKVPQGLRPLSILRVPQKRHVAKTWPDSISMSLRETFDEAFLAILRDQGLPNLPSSKNLL